One window of the Synechococcus sp. CC9311 genome contains the following:
- the trpD gene encoding anthranilate phosphoribosyltransferase — MVTASESWPQLLEQLLVGNVLSKENAAALMEAWLAEELTPVQTGAFLAAFRARDVQGSELAAMAEVLRKACALPDAKPNLGLVDTCGTGGDGADTFNISTAVAFTAAACGAHVAKHGNRSASGKVGSADVLEGLGLHLKAPLESVLGALPASGVTFLFAPAWHPALVNLAPLRRSLGVRTVFNLLGPLVNPLTPEAQVLGVAKAELLDPMAEALQQLGLTRAVVVHGAGGLDEASLEGPNEVRILENGNVRSDQLSASDFGLTLAPLEALRGGDLVTNQQILEAVLKGEAPDAHRDAVALNTALVLWAAGVQSDLSEGVKQALTSLEEGQPWHRLVSLRDALEGRKEE; from the coding sequence ATGGTCACTGCATCAGAGTCCTGGCCCCAACTTCTTGAGCAGTTGTTGGTTGGAAACGTCTTGTCCAAGGAGAACGCTGCTGCGCTCATGGAGGCGTGGCTGGCGGAAGAGCTCACGCCAGTTCAAACCGGTGCCTTCCTTGCGGCGTTCCGTGCACGCGATGTTCAAGGCTCAGAACTCGCTGCGATGGCCGAGGTTTTGCGCAAGGCCTGTGCGCTCCCAGACGCGAAACCCAATCTCGGGCTGGTCGATACCTGTGGCACTGGTGGAGATGGAGCCGATACCTTCAACATCTCGACAGCTGTAGCTTTCACAGCGGCGGCCTGTGGGGCTCATGTCGCTAAACATGGCAACCGCAGCGCCAGTGGAAAGGTTGGATCCGCTGATGTTCTAGAGGGTTTGGGACTGCATCTCAAGGCTCCTTTGGAATCAGTGCTGGGTGCCTTGCCTGCTTCGGGAGTGACGTTCCTCTTTGCTCCTGCATGGCATCCAGCACTGGTCAACCTCGCGCCGCTTCGCCGCAGTTTGGGGGTGAGAACGGTTTTTAACCTGCTCGGCCCTCTTGTGAATCCACTCACACCAGAAGCTCAAGTTCTCGGTGTTGCAAAAGCTGAACTGTTGGACCCGATGGCGGAGGCATTGCAACAACTTGGGCTCACTCGCGCCGTTGTGGTGCATGGCGCAGGAGGGCTGGATGAAGCCTCGCTGGAGGGACCCAATGAAGTGCGCATACTTGAAAACGGAAACGTTCGTTCCGATCAACTCAGTGCCTCTGATTTTGGCTTGACACTTGCGCCCTTAGAGGCCTTAAGAGGTGGGGATTTGGTGACCAATCAGCAGATTCTTGAGGCGGTCTTGAAGGGTGAAGCTCCCGATGCGCACCGTGATGCGGTTGCCTTGAATACCGCGCTGGTCCTTTGGGCTGCAGGTGTTCAGTCTGACCTATCTGAGGGAGTCAAACAGGCTTTAACAAGCCTGGAGGAAGGTCAGCCGTGGCATCGACTTGTGTCTCTACGTGATGCCTTGGAAGGTCGCAAGGAAGAATGA
- the msrA gene encoding peptide-methionine (S)-S-oxide reductase MsrA → MLPSWLTGQTTQSQPSSDQGRHVVLGTALNAPLMDDQEEALFGCGCFWGAEKGFWRLPGVVSTAVGYAGGKVENPSYEQVCSGRTGHSEVVRVVWSTTAIDFSDLLKLFWECHNPTQGDQQGNDRGSQYRSAIYTSTEHQAELALASRDWYQSALSKQNTAAITTEIAANQVFFRAEEYHQQYLARPGSRPYCSAMPSGVLLGDFAGANYKLPSSVWSHYDWSINHCVLRGDNSPISLKA, encoded by the coding sequence ATGCTGCCTTCCTGGCTTACTGGACAAACAACACAATCACAGCCGTCCAGCGATCAAGGGCGGCATGTGGTGCTCGGCACTGCACTGAATGCGCCACTCATGGACGATCAGGAAGAGGCCCTATTTGGTTGCGGCTGTTTCTGGGGAGCTGAGAAAGGCTTTTGGAGACTTCCTGGTGTGGTTTCAACAGCTGTTGGTTATGCAGGCGGAAAAGTAGAAAATCCAAGCTACGAACAGGTCTGTAGCGGACGCACAGGCCACTCGGAAGTCGTTCGAGTGGTTTGGAGCACAACGGCCATTGATTTCAGCGATCTCTTGAAGTTGTTTTGGGAATGCCACAACCCAACGCAAGGCGATCAACAAGGAAACGACCGTGGCAGCCAGTATCGATCAGCGATTTACACCAGCACAGAGCACCAAGCAGAGCTGGCACTCGCAAGCCGTGATTGGTATCAGTCTGCGTTGAGCAAGCAAAACACTGCTGCAATCACAACGGAGATCGCAGCCAACCAAGTCTTTTTTAGGGCCGAGGAGTACCACCAGCAATACTTAGCGCGACCAGGCAGCAGACCATATTGCTCAGCCATGCCAAGCGGTGTCTTACTAGGAGACTTCGCAGGTGCAAACTACAAGCTTCCCAGTTCTGTTTGGAGCCACTACGACTGGTCCATCAATCACTGTGTTTTACGCGGTGACAACAGCCCCATTTCTCTGAAGGCTTAA
- a CDS encoding ABC transporter ATP-binding protein, with protein MAAFRLDLIGRYLRPHRRTVVVGALTLVVVNILSVTIPLEVRRVIDDLQDGFAISDVLRQAGFIVLLATSMGVARLISRQLVFGVGRQVEVELRQKLFDQMLLQEPGWVQQTGSGEIISRATSDVENVRRLLGFAVLSLTNTVLAYAFTLPAMLAIDPGLTVAAIALYPVMLGSVRLFGGRMMRQQRRQQEDLAGLSELIQEDLSGIAAIKIYGQEAPELDAFGARNKSYRDSAIRLARTRSTLFPLLEGISSISLLLLIALGSGQLERGTLTIGGLVALILYVERLVFPTALLGFTLNTFQTGQVSLERVEELLSRRPRIQDPLEPVVVQKAMQGELIAKNLHIRYDGSDQDTLRGLSFRIAPGELVAVVGPVGCGKTTLARALGRMVEVPEGQLFLDGSDLTQFRLQDLREQIALVPQEGYLFTSSLADNLRYGDPEAGMDRVEAAADQARLLADVKGFPDGFDTLVGERGITLSGGQRQRTALGRALLMTSPLLVLDDALASVDNNTAAEILASVRRQTQRTIVMISHQLSAAAACDRILVLEQGRLVQQGHHNELISIKGPYRSLWEREQAAERLDAVA; from the coding sequence ATGGCCGCCTTCCGCCTCGATTTAATCGGTCGCTATCTGCGCCCGCACCGTCGCACGGTTGTAGTGGGAGCCCTGACGCTGGTTGTGGTGAATATTCTCAGCGTCACGATCCCGCTTGAAGTAAGGCGAGTGATTGATGACTTACAAGACGGGTTCGCAATCTCCGACGTGCTGCGTCAAGCCGGCTTCATCGTGCTGCTGGCCACGAGTATGGGGGTGGCAAGGCTGATTTCACGCCAATTGGTGTTTGGGGTTGGGCGGCAAGTCGAGGTGGAATTACGCCAAAAATTATTTGATCAAATGCTGCTGCAAGAGCCCGGCTGGGTGCAGCAAACAGGAAGTGGAGAAATTATTAGCCGTGCCACGAGCGATGTTGAAAACGTCAGAAGACTTCTTGGCTTTGCTGTCCTCAGCCTGACCAACACCGTCTTGGCTTACGCCTTCACGCTCCCAGCGATGTTGGCAATTGATCCAGGACTGACCGTTGCCGCAATCGCGTTGTATCCAGTCATGCTTGGATCGGTGCGCTTGTTTGGCGGCCGGATGATGCGCCAACAGCGACGCCAACAAGAAGACCTAGCTGGTCTAAGTGAGCTCATCCAAGAAGATCTCTCTGGCATCGCAGCGATCAAGATTTACGGACAAGAGGCTCCGGAACTAGACGCCTTTGGCGCCCGAAACAAAAGCTATAGAGATTCAGCCATTCGATTGGCTCGAACCCGCAGCACCCTGTTCCCATTACTGGAAGGCATTTCCTCCATCTCTTTGCTGCTCCTGATTGCACTCGGCAGTGGGCAGTTGGAACGCGGAACGCTCACCATCGGCGGTTTGGTTGCGCTCATCCTTTACGTGGAAAGACTGGTCTTTCCAACGGCGTTGTTGGGCTTCACGCTCAACACTTTTCAGACGGGCCAGGTGAGCCTGGAGCGGGTTGAGGAATTGCTCTCTCGCCGTCCTCGGATTCAAGATCCCCTCGAACCTGTTGTGGTTCAAAAAGCGATGCAGGGCGAACTGATCGCAAAAAATTTGCATATTCGATACGACGGAAGTGATCAAGACACCTTGAGAGGCCTTTCGTTCCGCATTGCGCCTGGAGAATTGGTGGCTGTTGTTGGTCCTGTTGGTTGCGGAAAAACCACCCTTGCACGTGCCCTTGGTCGCATGGTGGAAGTCCCTGAAGGACAGCTGTTTCTCGATGGCTCCGATCTCACACAATTTCGACTCCAAGACCTCAGAGAACAGATCGCTCTAGTGCCACAGGAGGGCTATCTGTTCACGAGCAGCCTTGCCGACAACCTGCGCTATGGAGATCCTGAAGCAGGCATGGATCGCGTCGAAGCAGCAGCTGATCAGGCCCGATTACTCGCCGATGTGAAAGGCTTTCCCGATGGTTTTGACACCTTGGTTGGAGAGAGAGGGATCACGCTCAGCGGAGGTCAACGGCAACGGACGGCTCTTGGCAGAGCTTTATTGATGACATCACCGTTGTTGGTTTTAGACGACGCTCTAGCCAGCGTTGACAACAACACCGCCGCAGAAATTCTCGCGTCCGTCCGTCGGCAAACGCAACGCACGATTGTGATGATCAGTCACCAATTGTCGGCTGCAGCTGCTTGCGATCGGATTCTTGTTCTGGAACAGGGACGCCTCGTCCAACAAGGCCACCACAACGAACTCATCAGCATCAAAGGTCCTTACCGCAGCCTTTGGGAGCGGGAGCAGGCAGCAGAACGCTTGGATGCCGTTGCTTGA
- a CDS encoding cupin domain-containing protein, whose protein sequence is MQLPTIKYWRVWVNEMGASSQSLHAFDNHQQSVFAQGAAPIWNARHSTVESQLVTLILMPGDVFEWHENPVPQWIMTLRGHWAVKTMDGTVVEMGPGDISFGGDQGTFNQQGHCSWCIGDLPAELLLVHASEPPSWNPC, encoded by the coding sequence ATGCAATTGCCAACGATTAAGTACTGGCGTGTCTGGGTCAATGAAATGGGGGCCAGCTCTCAGTCGCTTCATGCATTTGACAATCACCAGCAATCTGTTTTTGCTCAAGGTGCTGCGCCAATATGGAATGCACGTCACTCCACGGTTGAAAGTCAACTAGTCACATTGATTTTGATGCCTGGAGACGTGTTTGAGTGGCATGAAAATCCTGTTCCTCAATGGATCATGACTCTTCGCGGTCATTGGGCAGTGAAAACCATGGATGGCACAGTGGTGGAAATGGGTCCTGGGGATATTAGTTTCGGTGGCGATCAAGGAACATTCAATCAGCAAGGTCATTGCTCTTGGTGTATTGGTGACCTACCTGCTGAATTGCTCTTGGTTCATGCTTCAGAGCCACCGAGCTGGAATCCTTGCTGA